One Vicia villosa cultivar HV-30 ecotype Madison, WI linkage group LG5, Vvil1.0, whole genome shotgun sequence genomic window, TTGTGAAAAGTTTGATGTAAGAAGGTTGTGAGATGAACCTGGTGTAAAAGCTCATAGTTATTAGTGCAAATCTCAACGGAAAACCCTTGGAAATTAGATTAGACCGCGTGGTTTATAGTCAAACTAGTATAAATCCTGAAGTGATCTTTTTAACTCTTCTCTTTtacatttattcattttttctacCGCTCTCTAATTCTCTACTTCATTTTACTTCTTAAAATTGACCAACTTTAAAATCAATCTATTACAAAAAGTGTTCAGAAACTAAGTAATACAATGAACCCATCCTATGGTGTTTGAAATTACTAGGATTTAGAAGGAAAATGTAGTCTTAGGTAGGATTAGGAGAACTGGAATGTACATGACGTAGTTTAGGAGACTTGACGAATAGGCCATGGTCTTTTCGATTGTCAAAGATTAGATGGGTGGGTGGTATCCTTATTTCATATTCCTACATGTGATATTACTTTTTGAGACTATAACCTCTGGTTGTCTTTTACCACTTTTGAGCATCATTTTCTATCAAATCTAATGTTGGCCCCTTATGAGATTTATCCTCCATTGTGGGTTAACATCAAGGTTTTTGGACAATGTTTCACCTTAAGATAAAATCCACTGGTCATAACCAATGGATGTCATTATTTCAAATCTTCAAGTTTTTGTGGCGTATATATACCTATTGACTTTTGCCAGCAGTTTTTACTTATTTCTCCATTTTCAAAGACTTTGCATTAGTCAATGTGTATTGTTGACACGATGTGAAAATCATGCTTTAACATATGATGGTATGTGACCACTTTAACATGCATGTAGAGGATATTTAATTTTCACCAGAAAAGTTGAAAGGCATGGATGTAGAGTCTTTTAGAAGTATAAGCCATTACACAAAAAACTCTTAATAGGCGAATTTCCCTTGCCGTATAGATTCTATTACCCTCGTTTTTGCCACTAAGGATGAAGTCATTGTCATTCTAGGTGGGTATTGATTTTTGCCACTAAAGAAGACACTTTTTGAATTGGATACTCATTAGCTTCTGCTGATTTCTAAACTGACATCGATTTAGTGCACTTGCTAGAATCACAATCAGAGGTCAACAAGGTCGGTTAGACACCGACACCGTTTTCTTCCATTTGTTCATCATTCTGAGGTTGATATATGTGATGGAAATATTGACGAACAATTCCTACAAGCAACACAAATGATCTGGCAAAGACCCGAGGTGCTCACAAATGTGAGGGTAAGCCTTAGAATGACGATGAACTTTAGTATATGACTGGTATTTTGACGCATGGTTCAAAATGCCATAAGATTATTCGTTATGTGAGCTGACAATCTTGCTTCAACCATTTGCATTGGTCAAATATCTCTTTAGGGCAAATTCGTCTAAGATCCCCCAATCCTAGATATCAGTTATCCAAAAGGGTGACAAATGTTATAAGATTATTCATAGGTTATACACTAAGAAGATGATGTCAGCTTGATGTCATCATGATGACATTGTTATTTAGTGATTATTTAATATGACTGTTGGTGGAATCTTCAAATATAAAAGGTTCTAGGGAATTCCATCACAAGTGATTTGGCCTGGTGATTGGGCAAAAAACATATATTAAActtcaaattttcactttttGATCAATAAAAGCAATGCATATTCTATACATAGGGTGAAAATGAAAtaacattaataaaaataaagaagaacAAATGATACAAAAAACTTCAACTAACTAATAAGAATGAAAAGCTTACACATTCATGGTTTTGCTAATAGAAATGTCTTAAAGATTGTTCAAGAATtctaaatcaaataattattcatAAAAAGAGTTAAGTATATCTATTCTCATTTTATTAAATACTACAACTTCttacaaaattttcatttttagacAAGTTAAACAATATCCTTGCAACACTCATTATCTATCATTTGCTATAATTTAGAATTATAGATGATATATGTATCCAATGGTGCAGTGTTTTATTCTCCCAATGGAAAAGTTGTGCAAATCTACAAAACATCAAGTTCTTTTCCAATAACCCACTTCATCTCTTGCTCAAGCATTTCAACACTAATTAAAGGCAAAAATGGTATAGAAAATTTTGTTAGTAATGAATCCTCCATTAAACCTGAAGCAAATGTGGGCAAGATATCACTGACATCACCATCAATGGAACATAAATTCCTACAAAAAAATATACACTCCATTGCATCAAATTGTAGAGACATCTAAAACCTGTATATTTTGATCGAAGTTAGGACTATCGATAGAATCATGTTAATGTGACATAATTTTTGTAGTTCATCAAGATTGAGTGATGTACCTGTACAACAACAATGTATTGTATCTCATTCTTCTAATACTGGAAAAGTACTTTTCGAGGATCGAGTTGACCACTACAATAACTTGAAGGAACCGCGGATATTTCTTGTCTTCCTTTCCACTCTTCGCCAGGTTTGAGAGTGATTGCTTTTTCTACACAAGCAGATTGAACACATAACATGTGTTTGTACTCGTCATCCCCTAAATCAGATATGGTTTTCGCTTTCTTGTCCCACGGATTCCATACCACTACAGATAATACAAATGTACAttactaataaaataacaaaaaaatgcgTGTTCAACACATCATGCAATAAAcacaattttatataatttttgtttacaTAAGATTTGATAAACTAACCAGCATCAGGAAGCCCGTCTTTTCGCACTTCAAAAATTCTCTTCCTTTCATGGTCTATGATAGCAATTTTTGTGGGAGTGCTTACGTACACTTTGTCCACCTTCGTCGTTGAAGAAACAAAATTGTAAGACTTACATAGCtgaattaataaaatatagaatACTAGAAACTACTCCGTTGATAACATATACTCACTTCAGACTCGAATGTTATAGCATCTCCTTGTTCTGTAAATCGTTGCCTATTCTTCAAATTGTCTAGATAATCCAATGTCTCTAGTCCTTCTATTCGAACTTCACTGAACATTAGCAAGGTGAAAATTAGCTTGTACTTGCAAATAGTCTTTGAGATAGCAACAATATATAGACCAAGAATTTATGAGGCgaatttatgaaaaatagataTATGGCGCAACAAAACCTGATATCGGTAACATAGAGATATGTATGATAGGCAAATGTGAAGGTAAACGATTTTCCATCTTTATTTGTATTTCGAATTCGGGAGGTCATCATCAGATCTCCTGTAGGTCCCAAAGCTATCCTTAGGCGAAACTCATATCTACAAGAAACAGAATATTAAGCACATTTTTCGACAATTACATAGTTAATTAGTCATGTTCGGCTATACATGTATACCTATGAGGCCAATTCTTTGAATCGTCTTCAGAGTTTTTAAGAATCAAATCAATGAAAGCTCTACTAGTGCTGTTTGTTGGAAATGGAGGAGGATTAGGATCTAAGGTCCACAACTTGTTCCTTGCAAATCCATGATGGTCAAGAGAACCAAGATTTGAGAACTGCATATGAATATAATAAagtacttaaagaaacaaacaagAAATGAAAACATAGAAGCTTTATAAAATACACATACTTGAGGAAAACATATTGGAATGCCTCCGCGTATTGATTTCGGAGGATTAAAATTAGCCTGCAATGATGTTTTGGCACACATtatgaaacaaaaaaaacatatatttaaggTTGAATAGGAAAATGTAGTTGGTTACCTTACTACTAACAAATAGTAATTCTTCTCCACGTTCATTTTTCCAGGATGTAACCTGTCCTCCGTATAAATACACCTGAAAATGAAAATTGAATATAATTAGATTTTCTATTATATATGATACATTGATGGATCATACATGAATATGAAATCAATAGATGAATGTGAAATGTGAATATTAATGCAATACCTCAGCGGAGAAGCCACGAACTTCTTTAAGAATGATCTTCTCTAAGCCATTAACGCCTATAGACTGTTTTACGTAAACCGGTTTTTGTGACATATCTCTCTCTTCTCTGATCTCTCTCCTCATCCGATCAATGCAAATGGAATGTCCTTCTTCCCCTCAATCAACATTTCTCATCTATTAATGTATATATAGGCTATATCTGgttgagagagagaaaaaattcTTTTCATTATAAATATAGGGGACATTTATTTATTTGATGAGTATAAAAGAGAATGGAGAGTGTATTTgagattaaaaaaatgatttaagtCAAAATTGAAATTGTatgtaatttgatttattttggatGATTACAGTTTTGGACTGGACCTACACTTGATCTGGCGCAAGGCCCAATTGAAGTCTAACTAGGCAGAAGGCCCGATTAAGCTCCTATTCGTATGGGCTTACACTTGGCCGACCGCCGAGGAATGGCCACACTTGTCTAATCCAGCAATTCTACATCGCCTCGAGCAGGCGTGGCTACCGAGTGTGACCACCTGCAGGGTCTCGGGCATGCGTAAGCTACGAGCATTACCAGTTGTCCGTCATCCGCGaggaccctcctcctcgtagggttcCTTCACCTTCAATCCTTCGAATATCATGTGGACTATGTGCTCCCAGAAAGTCTACATCAACCCTGAAACTTTGGAGCAGTTGACCCAGGATAGAGACCACGTGCTAGACTCCACCACACTCGTGGATCTGGGAGTCCTCATTCTGGGCCTCCATATTAGGCCCAAAATGAAGACTTTGACCCAGCGTAAGggttataaataccctctttcgcTAGAGGGTCAAGTATTTATTATTCTCACTTCACTCTCTTGTACTTGCGCTTCGTTTGCTCTCTTTCTtattttggcatcggagtaccttgcaggtaaaTTTATTCCATTCTCATCAACAAGTTACAAGCCAAGATGATCCATTCTAAACAGGTACGATCAAGAAAGAATTAATTTAAAGTAATTTTATTTGGATAATttctaattaattataaaattatcacCATTCAAAAATTAATGTATGATAATATTAATAGATTAGATACAAATTATATTATggtacaaattaaaatataaaataattataaagaaTTCTGTTTGAAAGATATCAAATAGTATAATATTGTCACATTTTTTCAGAGGAATgtgttttgttttagtttttgttAAAAGAAAACTTATTTAATTATACTTTAATATTTAACAGATTATTGtggtaaaatattataaaatgtttatttataaaaatttagaGATTCTCAAACTcagataaattaaatataaattgtttaaataaaaaatttaaaaattgtaaaaaaaaatcaaacttagaACTTATCTTTTAGAAGAACTTAAAGTTTTAAATAGGCACTTTTTATCAAACTAAAGACAAGATATCAATGGGGTGGAAAATTGACATGTTATTGTTTAGGTTTGTCAAAAAAAATGACGTGGGCATGAAAAGTAGAAGAAGTGAGCCGAAACTTTGACTCGACTTGCACAAAATACAACGATTTAACATGCCATCCCCTAGATATACATGCCACCCTTTTAAGAAGTATGTTTTTACTACCCTTATCTAAAGttactaattttttaaaaaaatatgcgtttttactggaaatttcaaaaaaatacagGATTTTTAGAAATTTCCGTGAGTttttaccggaaattttgaaaattttaccaGAAATTTCATGCTTCACCCCACTAACTTGTTCAAGGgtaattttgaaataaataaatatgggaGGTGACATGTATATTAAAAAGGGTGGCATGTTAAATCCTCATAAAACAGTTTTGGCAATTTATACCACCCATAAAActcaaaaaatatgataaaaaaatattataattagaaaaaattaaatataattaactcaCATTTAAAGTTTCAACACATTGAATGTGCGTcctttaagaaaatatttttataactaaTTTATTAATTTGTGTCCTTTTTCCGTAAAAAAGTCATGCACATCCTCATTTCTACTTGTATTCCCTAATGTCTTCTAAAAAAGATAGATAGGGTGTGGCGAGGTGTGCTAAAAGAGAAGGCGGATCAGAAATCTTGACCCAGCCAATAAAAAATGAATGGTTAAATAGACATATTCCCCTCATGGATTGACATGTGTGTTTCGCTGTTCGTGTATTGTGAAAGTCATTGTGCATGTACCATGATTAATGTTTTCATTTGGGTACTAAGCATATCTATTACATGATTAATGTTTTGGGTCCTTTTAGATTAATCCTTCGAGACTTCTTGTCTTTTTATGTTTTCAACAAAGGGCAAGAGTCATGATTATGACCTCCCTTTTGATACAATAAGAGCACAAAGTACTAGAATCACAAACTTTAGAAACGACCTTACCAACATATTTGATGTCTCCCTTATTGTTCATGCTAGCCTCATAGATCATTGAAGCTAGCATGCTTATATCTAGGATGTTAGTGCGAAATTCTGGAAAAATATATACTCCCTCtagccttatttataagcaaagattctctttttaggttcattgaataatgaatgtatcttgtCATTTAtgtagactagatacattcattattcaatgaatctaaaaagaacatttttgcttataaatcagGCCGGAGTAGTACTTCATAGAATTACACTCAATTGCCTTGTGAGATTAAGATACTCCACATTGTAaggctttgttttcatttttcaaaatattaatctCTTTTTCCAAAAGTATCATGATACTGTAATGAAATACCATAAACCTTTTAAGGTTCTTTTATTTATGACACTTTTTTTTTCAAGTAATTCATTTAAAGAAAAATGTAATAGATGAAGATTTTAATTTGAAAAGCTAGCCGTTATGTGCATGGAACAAAGAGGAGCTCAACTGTTTTATGCACGTTATGGAAAATTTGGCATGGAAGAAATCATTATGTTTTCTGGCCTAATCTTTTAACCCGGTGAAAGTTGCAAGGCATGTAGGAGACATTGTCATCTAATTAAATCGAGCCAAATCTTGTCTTCAAACATGTGAATTTCCATAGCAAACCCAGTCAAGAACCAATGTTGCTACGGCTTAATTTATTGGCAATGTGGATGATGAGTGTTTTTCAGATGACCAGACGACATAGGGATGTGTTTTTAAAAATTGATAGTGTACTCGTCTTGGTAGCGTGTATAAGAAACAAAATATAGCAACTGAACCTTGTCTGGAAGAAGTTTTGAGACTAAGATGGTAACTTCAAATGACTAAAATGATTAGCAAGAATGATACAGAAAATGAATATCAATTTCATGTTTCTGGTTGTGGTTTTGGTCTGCTGTTACAAGCTTTTAGCAATGACCTTTATCTACTGTTTAG contains:
- the LOC131601044 gene encoding putative glucose-6-phosphate 1-epimerase yields the protein MRREIREERDMSQKPVYVKQSIGVNGLEKIILKEVRGFSAEVYLYGGQVTSWKNERGEELLFVSSKANFNPPKSIRGGIPICFPQFSNLGSLDHHGFARNKLWTLDPNPPPFPTNSTSRAFIDLILKNSEDDSKNWPHRYEFRLRIALGPTGDLMMTSRIRNTNKDGKSFTFTFAYHTYLYVTDISEVRIEGLETLDYLDNLKNRQRFTEQGDAITFESEVDKVYVSTPTKIAIIDHERKRIFEVRKDGLPDAVVWNPWDKKAKTISDLGDDEYKHMLCVQSACVEKAITLKPGEEWKGRQEISAVPSSYCSGQLDPRKVLFQY